A stretch of Malus sylvestris chromosome 11, drMalSylv7.2, whole genome shotgun sequence DNA encodes these proteins:
- the LOC126589242 gene encoding subtilisin-like protease SBT4.6 isoform X2, giving the protein MAKNAALLFSYAFSIFILSTSLLCKATDEDRKVHIVYLGSLPDREFSPLNHHHSILQRVVQTSSPENLLVRSYKRSFNGFAAKLTDEEREKLASMKEVVSVFPSTTFQLHTTRSWDFMGLDEKTSRKSLVESDIIVGVIDSGIWPESESFKDEGFGPPPKRWKGACEGGKNFTCNNKLIGVRFYDTESARDEDGHGTHVASIAAGNAVKDVSFYGLANGTARGGVPSARIAAYKVCANTCRIESILAAFDDAIADGVDVIMIQMGADSGIRFDEDPMLIGAFHAMKKGILTTQSAGNEGPGPATSSDFAPWVLLVAASTIDRHIIDKVVLANGKTLVGNSVNTFTTNGTSFPLIYGKDAATKNCTQLNAGLCREGCLDSDSVKGKIVVCDAEYGDYMAYEANAFGSLLHENDRTAFNVPLIPSTVLMDEDHDAVKSYMNSTRNPRANILKSEVIKDPSAPIVASYSSRGPNRFFPDIIKPDISAPGSEILAAYSPIASISEYDEDMRRVKYNLLSGTSMSSPHAAGAAAYVKAFHPDWSPAAIKSSLMTTAWTMNSTNNSTGEFAYGSGHINPVEAVNPGLVYEASEEDYIKLLCTVFDEGKVRLISGDNSTCPKGSEKGARISSNSKVDIKVVPEVLSFESLNEERTFDVIVTGSGLPDQSQVSGSLVWTDGVHSVRSPIVVYVFNGK; this is encoded by the exons ATGGCTAAGAACGCAgctcttcttttttcttatgcTTTCTCCATTTTTATCCTGAGTACGAGCTTATTATGCAAGGCGACTGACGAGGATAGAAAG GTTCATATCGTGTACTTGGGGTCTCTTCCTGACAGGGAGTTCTCGCCCTTGAATCACCACCATAGTATTCTGCAGAGAGTTGTTCAGACCAG TTCACCGGAAAATTTATTGGTACGAAGTTACAAAAGGAGTTTCAATGGGTTTGCTGCCAAACTCACTGACGAGGAAAGAGAGAAACTTGCTA GCATGAAAGAAGTTGTATCTGTCTTTCCAAGCACAACATTCCAACTGCACACGACGAGATCTTGGGACTTTATGGGTTTAGATGAGAAAACCAGTCGAAAGTCTCTGGTTGAGAGTGATATAATTGTGGGGGTTATTGACAGTGGAATATGGCCGGAATCTGAGAGCTTTAAAGATGAAGGTTTTGGTCCTCCTCCCAAGAGGTGGAAAGGTGCTTGTGAAGGTGGAAAAAATTTCACTTGCAACAA CAAGCTCATTGGAGTTCGATTCTACGACACGGAGTCAGCAAGGGATGAAGACGGCCATGGAACTCACGTTGCCTCAATCGCAGCAGGCAATGCTGTTAAGGACGTAAGCTTTTATGGACTAGCAAATGGTACTGCAAGAGGAGGTGTTCCTTCTGCAAGAATAGCAGCATACAAAGTCTGTGCTAATACGTGCAGAATAGAAAGTATCTTGGCTGCCTTTGATGATGCTATTGCTGATGGAGTTGATGTCATTATGATTCAAATGGGAGCTGATTCGGGGATTCGATTTGATGAGGATCCTATGTTAATTGGTGCTTTTCATGCAATGAAGAAAGGGATACTGACCACACAGTCAGCAGGCAATGAAGGTCCCGGACCCGCTACTTCGTCAGATTTTGCACCATGGGTATTGCTCGTTGCAGCTAGTACCATAGATCGCCATATCATTGACAAGGTTGTTCTTGCTAACGGAAAGACACTTGTT GGGAATTCCGTCAACACTTTCACAACAAATGGAACAAGTTTTCCTCTAATATATGGAAAAGATGCTGCGACAAAAAATTGCACTCAACTAAATGCGGG ACTCTGTCGTGAAGGTTGCCTGGACAGTGATTCTGTAAAGGGAAAGATAGTGGTATGCGATGCTGAATACGGAGATTATATGGCTTACGAAGCCAATGCATTTGGTTCACTTTTACATGAAAACGACAGAACAGCGTTTAATGTTCCCCTAATCCCTTCAACCGTGTTAATGGATGAAGACCATGATGCGGTCAAGTCCTACATGAACTCCACCAG AAACCCTCGGGCGAACATACTTAAAAGCGAAGTCATAAAAGACCCTTCTGCACCTATTGTTGCTTCCTACTCTTCACGTGGACCAAATCGATTTTTTCCTGATATTATTAAG CCAGATATTAGTGCACCGGGTTCTGAAATTTTGGCTGCATATTCACCTATTGCCTCTATCTCAGAATATGATGAAGACATGAGGCGTGTAAAATACAACTTGTTATCTGGAACCTCCATGTCTAGCCCACATGCAGCCGGTGCAGCCGCGTATGTTAAAGCATTCCACCCTGATTGGTCTCCGGCAGCCATCAAATCATCTCTTATGACAACTG CTTGGACCATGAATAGTACCAACAATTCTACCGGTGAATTTGCTTATGGATCTGGGCATATCAATCCTGTAGAAGCTGTAAACCCGGGGCTTGTGTATGAAGCTTCAGAAGAAGATTATATAAAGTTGTTGTGCACAGTGTTTGATGAAGGCAAAGTTAGACTCATATCAGGAGATAACAGCACGTGCCCTAAAGGTTCGGAAAAAGG GGCCAGGATCTCCTCGAACTCCAAAGTTGATATCAAAGTGGTTCCTGAAGTTCTTTCGTTCGAGTCTTTGAACGAGGAGAGGACTTTTGATGTGATTGTCACTGGAAGCGGTTTGCCAGATCAATCTCAAGTGTCAGGATCGCTGGTTTGGACTGATGGTGTTCACAGCGTTAGAAGTCCAATTGTTGTTTATGTGTTCAATGGCAAATGA
- the LOC126589242 gene encoding subtilisin-like protease SBT4.6 isoform X1 produces MAKNAALLFSYAFSIFILSTSLLCKATDEDRKVHIVYLGSLPDREFSPLNHHHSILQRVVQTSSPENLLVRSYKRSFNGFAAKLTDEEREKLASMKEVVSVFPSTTFQLHTTRSWDFMGLDEKTSRKSLVESDIIVGVIDSGIWPESESFKDEGFGPPPKRWKGACEGGKNFTCNNKLIGVRFYDTESARDEDGHGTHVASIAAGNAVKDVSFYGLANGTARGGVPSARIAAYKVCANTCRIESILAAFDDAIADGVDVIMIQMGADSGIRFDEDPMLIGAFHAMKKGILTTQSAGNEGPGPATSSDFAPWVLLVAASTIDRHIIDKVVLANGKTLVGNSVNTFTTNGTSFPLIYGKDAATKNCTQLNAGLCREGCLDSDSVKGKIVVCDAEYGDYMAYEANAFGSLLHENDRTAFNVPLIPSTVLMDEDHDAVKSYMNSTRNPRANILKSEVIKDPSAPIVASYSSRGPNRFFPDIIKPDISAPGSEILAAYSPIASISEYDEDMRRVKYNLLSGTSMSSPHAAGAAAYVKAFHPDWSPAAIKSSLMTTAWTMNSTNNSTGEFAYGSGHINPVEAVNPGLVYEASEEDYIKLLCTVFDEGKVRLISGDNSTCPKGSEKGYARDLNYPSMGAKVAEMEPFTVNFHRRVNNVGLLNSTYRARISSNSKVDIKVVPEVLSFESLNEERTFDVIVTGSGLPDQSQVSGSLVWTDGVHSVRSPIVVYVFNGK; encoded by the exons ATGGCTAAGAACGCAgctcttcttttttcttatgcTTTCTCCATTTTTATCCTGAGTACGAGCTTATTATGCAAGGCGACTGACGAGGATAGAAAG GTTCATATCGTGTACTTGGGGTCTCTTCCTGACAGGGAGTTCTCGCCCTTGAATCACCACCATAGTATTCTGCAGAGAGTTGTTCAGACCAG TTCACCGGAAAATTTATTGGTACGAAGTTACAAAAGGAGTTTCAATGGGTTTGCTGCCAAACTCACTGACGAGGAAAGAGAGAAACTTGCTA GCATGAAAGAAGTTGTATCTGTCTTTCCAAGCACAACATTCCAACTGCACACGACGAGATCTTGGGACTTTATGGGTTTAGATGAGAAAACCAGTCGAAAGTCTCTGGTTGAGAGTGATATAATTGTGGGGGTTATTGACAGTGGAATATGGCCGGAATCTGAGAGCTTTAAAGATGAAGGTTTTGGTCCTCCTCCCAAGAGGTGGAAAGGTGCTTGTGAAGGTGGAAAAAATTTCACTTGCAACAA CAAGCTCATTGGAGTTCGATTCTACGACACGGAGTCAGCAAGGGATGAAGACGGCCATGGAACTCACGTTGCCTCAATCGCAGCAGGCAATGCTGTTAAGGACGTAAGCTTTTATGGACTAGCAAATGGTACTGCAAGAGGAGGTGTTCCTTCTGCAAGAATAGCAGCATACAAAGTCTGTGCTAATACGTGCAGAATAGAAAGTATCTTGGCTGCCTTTGATGATGCTATTGCTGATGGAGTTGATGTCATTATGATTCAAATGGGAGCTGATTCGGGGATTCGATTTGATGAGGATCCTATGTTAATTGGTGCTTTTCATGCAATGAAGAAAGGGATACTGACCACACAGTCAGCAGGCAATGAAGGTCCCGGACCCGCTACTTCGTCAGATTTTGCACCATGGGTATTGCTCGTTGCAGCTAGTACCATAGATCGCCATATCATTGACAAGGTTGTTCTTGCTAACGGAAAGACACTTGTT GGGAATTCCGTCAACACTTTCACAACAAATGGAACAAGTTTTCCTCTAATATATGGAAAAGATGCTGCGACAAAAAATTGCACTCAACTAAATGCGGG ACTCTGTCGTGAAGGTTGCCTGGACAGTGATTCTGTAAAGGGAAAGATAGTGGTATGCGATGCTGAATACGGAGATTATATGGCTTACGAAGCCAATGCATTTGGTTCACTTTTACATGAAAACGACAGAACAGCGTTTAATGTTCCCCTAATCCCTTCAACCGTGTTAATGGATGAAGACCATGATGCGGTCAAGTCCTACATGAACTCCACCAG AAACCCTCGGGCGAACATACTTAAAAGCGAAGTCATAAAAGACCCTTCTGCACCTATTGTTGCTTCCTACTCTTCACGTGGACCAAATCGATTTTTTCCTGATATTATTAAG CCAGATATTAGTGCACCGGGTTCTGAAATTTTGGCTGCATATTCACCTATTGCCTCTATCTCAGAATATGATGAAGACATGAGGCGTGTAAAATACAACTTGTTATCTGGAACCTCCATGTCTAGCCCACATGCAGCCGGTGCAGCCGCGTATGTTAAAGCATTCCACCCTGATTGGTCTCCGGCAGCCATCAAATCATCTCTTATGACAACTG CTTGGACCATGAATAGTACCAACAATTCTACCGGTGAATTTGCTTATGGATCTGGGCATATCAATCCTGTAGAAGCTGTAAACCCGGGGCTTGTGTATGAAGCTTCAGAAGAAGATTATATAAAGTTGTTGTGCACAGTGTTTGATGAAGGCAAAGTTAGACTCATATCAGGAGATAACAGCACGTGCCCTAAAGGTTCGGAAAAAGGGTATGCAAGGGATCTTAATTACCCTTCAATGGGAGCTAAAGTTGCAGAAATGGAGCCTTTTACAGTGAATTTTCATAGAAGAGTTAATAATGTTGGCCTCCTAAACTCTACTTACAGGGCCAGGATCTCCTCGAACTCCAAAGTTGATATCAAAGTGGTTCCTGAAGTTCTTTCGTTCGAGTCTTTGAACGAGGAGAGGACTTTTGATGTGATTGTCACTGGAAGCGGTTTGCCAGATCAATCTCAAGTGTCAGGATCGCTGGTTTGGACTGATGGTGTTCACAGCGTTAGAAGTCCAATTGTTGTTTATGTGTTCAATGGCAAATGA